Proteins found in one Cricetulus griseus strain 17A/GY chromosome X, alternate assembly CriGri-PICRH-1.0, whole genome shotgun sequence genomic segment:
- the LOC100754561 gene encoding uncharacterized protein LOC100754561 codes for LIFRYANGKKCIFNLTGLLSILSALVFETVIANSQNWRLWEFVNAVVQFVSFGLWEAHYPQEFNVSGTVIKMLVHTPIDSTWIISPEFHYAQNLITWALLMKPVVLGFSVLLAIMISFMRDPFIEMQIYCYKVSALVLCVSSLFTFVSVSWNHMVDLYGQTTLDFPPDFPVKKEAMISKHFIAIFPLGVLTSTMSLFGMTMFFSEVCCLKLQNQVKAQCAYIVVNKEA; via the coding sequence CTCATCTTCAGATATGCCAATGGGAAGAAGTGCATCTTCAATCTGACTGGTCTCCTTAGCATCCTATCAGCTTTGGTATTTGAAACAGTTATTGCAAACAGCCAAAACTGGCGCCTGTGGGAATTTGTCAATGCTGTTGTGCAGTTTGTTTCCTTTGGACTGTGGGAAGCTCATTACCCTCAAGAGTTTAATGTCTCAGGGACTGTAATCAAGATGCTGGTGCATACCCCTATCGATTCCACCTGGATCATTTCACCTGAATTTCATTATGCACAGAATCTGATAACATGGGCCCTGTTGATGAAGCCTGTAGTTCTAGGGTTCAGTGTATTATTGGCCATTATGATCAGCTTCATGAGAGACCCATTTATTGAAATGCAGATATATTGCTACAAGGTCTCTGCCTTAGTTTTGTGTGTTAGCAGCCtctttacatttgtttctgtgagCTGGAACCACATGGTAGATCTTTATGGGCAAACCACTCTTGACTTTCCGCCTGACTTTCCTGTTAAAAAGGAAGCCATGATAAGCAAACACTTTATAGCCATCTTCCCATTAGGGGTCCTGACAAGCACCATGTCACTCTTTGGAATGACCATGTTTTTCTCTGAAGTATGCTGTTTGAAACTACAGAATCAGGTGAAGGCCCAATGTGCTTACATAGTGGTCAATAAAGAGGCCTGA